The following proteins are encoded in a genomic region of Nitrospinota bacterium:
- the aroA gene encoding 3-phosphoshikimate 1-carboxyvinyltransferase, producing MKLIVKKSSLKGRIRIPSSKSQTIRALIIGSLASGESQIKNPLESSDTFSCVKMCRAFGAKIEMGTHWIVKGGGRDLKVPQNIIDIRNSGTSCRLGLGMASLCEGYSVFTGDEQTRKRPMQSLINALNNLGARVFSTGEGGQLPVVVRGRMKGGVTEVDGVTSQFLSSLLISSPLADRDSKICVSNLRERPYVEMTLSWLDRRGIEYKNRDFEEFEIKGGQSYKPFQEEMSGDFSSATFFFCAGSLSDSHIQLEGLNMSDPQGDKKVIDVLRDLGASIDIAPQLIEVRGGSPLQGGEFDLSNIPDALPSLAVTACIAEGKTVLKNVSQARIKETDRIAVMKKELEKMGAQIEEMPDGLIIKKSPLKGTKVHGHSDHRVVMGLAIAGLVAEGVTEISTAEAIKITFPNFITLMKNLGADMSLIDD from the coding sequence TTGAAACTGATCGTAAAAAAATCTAGCCTAAAGGGAAGAATTAGAATACCCTCTTCAAAATCACAAACCATCAGGGCTTTAATTATTGGGTCGCTAGCTTCTGGAGAATCTCAAATCAAAAATCCCCTGGAATCCTCAGATACCTTTTCTTGTGTAAAGATGTGTCGGGCTTTTGGTGCGAAGATTGAGATGGGAACTCATTGGATTGTCAAAGGAGGGGGGCGGGATCTCAAAGTACCACAAAATATTATTGATATTAGAAACTCAGGAACAAGCTGCAGGCTAGGGCTAGGGATGGCATCTCTGTGCGAGGGCTATTCTGTTTTCACAGGTGATGAGCAGACGAGAAAAAGACCGATGCAGTCGTTGATCAATGCATTGAATAATTTAGGCGCTCGTGTCTTTTCCACAGGGGAGGGTGGCCAGCTTCCCGTTGTTGTTCGAGGAAGAATGAAAGGGGGTGTGACTGAGGTAGATGGAGTAACATCGCAGTTTCTCAGTTCCCTCCTTATTAGCTCTCCCTTAGCTGATAGGGATTCTAAGATATGTGTTTCCAATCTTAGGGAAAGGCCATATGTTGAGATGACTTTAAGTTGGTTGGACAGGAGAGGGATAGAGTATAAAAATAGAGATTTTGAAGAATTTGAAATAAAGGGTGGACAATCATACAAACCGTTTCAGGAAGAAATGTCAGGTGATTTTTCCTCTGCTACCTTTTTTTTCTGTGCGGGTTCTCTGTCAGATTCTCATATTCAACTAGAGGGTCTTAATATGAGTGACCCTCAGGGAGATAAAAAGGTTATAGATGTATTGAGAGATTTAGGAGCTTCTATTGATATCGCTCCACAATTGATAGAGGTAAGAGGGGGAAGTCCATTACAAGGTGGAGAATTTGACCTGAGTAATATTCCAGATGCGCTCCCATCCCTTGCAGTAACAGCTTGTATTGCAGAAGGGAAAACCGTCTTAAAGAATGTTTCTCAAGCGAGGATTAAAGAGACAGATAGGATTGCGGTTATGAAGAAAGAGCTAGAAAAGATGGGGGCTCAAATTGAGGAGATGCCTGATGGATTAATCATAAAAAAGAGTCCATTAAAAGGGACAAAAGTTCATGGTCACTCAGACCATCGAGTTGTGATGGGTTTGGCTATAGCAGGTTTGGTAGCAGAGGGTGTGACTGAAATCAGCACTGCTGAGGCCATAAAGATAACCTTTCCAAATTTTATTACTCTTATGAAGAATCTTGGTGCGGATATGAGTCTGATAGACGATTAA
- the rfbB gene encoding dTDP-glucose 4,6-dehydratase, producing the protein MKGVLVTGGAGFIGSNFVRYFLNKYPEYFVVNLDKLTYAGNLDNLKDIENFKNYQFIKGDITDEKLVNKIGKDINVIINFAAESHVDRSIGDPSQFIMTDVYGTYVLLEMARKYKIDRFIQISTDEVYGEAIDEPCLETDPLMPKSPYAASKAGADRLVFSYWATYNLPVVITRCTNNYGPNQYPEKMIPLFVTNALENKPLPVYGDGENTRDWIYVEDHCQALDVTLHSKGVEGEVFNIGSGIEKSILDIAEMILVILHKPKSLIKFVKDRPGHVRRHAVDTRKIKNRLKWDSATGFSEALEKTIKWYVNHEWWWKKIKSGEYMEYYKRMYKGL; encoded by the coding sequence TTGAAAGGGGTTCTTGTTACAGGCGGTGCAGGTTTCATAGGTAGCAATTTTGTAAGGTATTTTCTTAATAAATACCCTGAATATTTTGTTGTCAATCTGGACAAACTCACCTATGCCGGAAATCTTGACAACCTAAAAGATATCGAGAATTTTAAAAATTATCAATTTATCAAAGGAGATATTACAGACGAAAAGCTCGTAAATAAGATAGGAAAAGATATCAATGTTATCATCAATTTTGCTGCTGAAAGCCATGTTGACAGATCAATAGGGGATCCATCTCAATTCATTATGACAGACGTATATGGAACGTATGTTCTTCTGGAGATGGCAAGAAAGTACAAGATAGATCGATTTATCCAGATTTCAACTGATGAGGTGTATGGAGAAGCTATTGACGAACCATGCTTAGAAACAGACCCCCTGATGCCAAAAAGTCCATATGCGGCAAGCAAGGCAGGAGCCGACAGACTCGTTTTTTCTTACTGGGCAACATATAATCTTCCTGTAGTCATTACAAGATGCACCAACAATTATGGTCCAAACCAATATCCAGAAAAAATGATCCCCCTGTTTGTTACAAATGCACTAGAGAATAAGCCCCTTCCTGTATATGGTGATGGCGAAAATACTAGGGACTGGATCTATGTAGAGGACCACTGTCAGGCATTGGATGTAACTCTTCATAGTAAAGGGGTTGAAGGAGAGGTTTTTAATATCGGTTCAGGGATTGAAAAAAGCATATTAGATATCGCTGAGATGATTTTAGTCATTCTTCATAAGCCAAAATCTCTTATTAAATTTGTTAAAGACAGACCAGGACATGTGAGGCGTCATGCCGTAGATACGAGGAAGATAAAAAATCGGCTCAAATGGGATTCTGCCACAGGCTTTTCAGAGGCTTTGGAGAAGACCATTAAATGGTATGTGAATCATGAATGGTGGTGGAAGAAGATCAAGAGCGGAGAATATATGGAGTATTATAAAAGAATGTATAAAGGTCTTTAG
- a CDS encoding dTDP-4-dehydrorhamnose 3,5-epimerase family protein — protein MIEGVKIKKLKVMPDTRGRLMEILRADDDLFVKFGQVYMTAAYPGVVKGWHYHKKQTDNFAVVKGMMKVVLYDNRKGSSTYGEVNEFFMGDYNPLLISVPKEVIHGFKCISETEAIVINCPSEVYNYEDPDEFRIDPHKNDIPYDWADRDG, from the coding sequence ATGATAGAAGGGGTTAAGATTAAAAAATTGAAAGTCATGCCTGATACAAGGGGAAGACTTATGGAGATCTTAAGAGCGGATGATGACCTATTTGTAAAGTTTGGCCAGGTCTATATGACTGCTGCATATCCTGGTGTGGTTAAGGGATGGCACTATCATAAAAAACAGACTGATAATTTTGCCGTTGTAAAGGGAATGATGAAAGTGGTCCTTTATGATAATCGTAAAGGCTCTTCTACATATGGTGAAGTCAATGAGTTCTTCATGGGGGATTATAATCCTCTGCTTATTTCAGTTCCAAAAGAGGTTATCCATGGATTTAAATGTATAAGTGAAACAGAAGCCATTGTTATTAACTGTCCTTCAGAGGTCTATAATTATGAAGACCCTGATGAGTTTAGGATAGATCCCCATAAAAATGACATTCCATATGATTGGGCTGACAGGGATGGTTAG
- a CDS encoding glucose-1-phosphate thymidylyltransferase — protein sequence MKGLILSGGKGTRLRPITHTQAKQLVPVANKPVLFYGIEAIRDAGIKDIGIIVGDTKKEIMDAVGDGSKWDVKVTYIEQESPLGIAHAVLIAEEFINRSPFVVYLGDNLIKYGIKDFVNEFLSHKPNAQVLLAEVPNPHQFGVAELSEGRVINLEEKPKKPKSNLALVGVYMFDHTIFEAVKNIKPSRRKELEITDSIQYLIDNGFNVQSHIINGWWKDTGKLEDMLEANRIILDTLKTDIKGEVDKDSHIDFKVVLEEGSSVTHSIIRGPAIIGAGSKIINSYVGPFTSIGKDVIIENTEVEHSIVLESSSILNVKIRIADSLIGKNVKVSKLPHKPEVYRLMLGDYSEIGLI from the coding sequence ATGAAAGGACTTATTCTAAGCGGTGGAAAAGGAACGCGACTTAGACCCATAACTCACACCCAGGCAAAACAACTGGTTCCTGTAGCCAATAAGCCCGTTCTTTTTTATGGAATAGAGGCTATCAGGGATGCTGGTATTAAGGATATTGGGATTATTGTAGGCGATACTAAAAAAGAGATAATGGATGCCGTTGGGGATGGTTCGAAATGGGATGTTAAAGTTACCTATATTGAGCAAGAGAGTCCCCTTGGGATTGCCCATGCCGTTCTTATTGCTGAAGAATTTATTAATCGATCACCTTTTGTCGTGTATTTAGGCGATAATCTTATCAAATATGGGATAAAGGATTTTGTTAATGAATTCTTATCCCATAAGCCAAATGCGCAGGTTTTGTTGGCTGAGGTTCCCAATCCCCATCAATTTGGAGTGGCAGAGCTTTCAGAAGGAAGGGTCATCAACCTGGAGGAAAAACCAAAGAAACCTAAGAGCAATTTAGCCTTGGTGGGGGTATATATGTTTGATCATACTATTTTTGAGGCTGTCAAAAATATAAAACCCTCACGGAGAAAGGAATTAGAAATTACTGATTCCATTCAATACCTTATTGACAATGGCTTTAACGTTCAATCCCATATCATTAATGGATGGTGGAAGGATACGGGGAAGCTCGAGGATATGCTAGAGGCTAATCGAATCATTTTAGATACATTGAAGACCGATATAAAAGGAGAGGTTGATAAAGACTCCCATATCGATTTTAAGGTAGTATTAGAAGAAGGGTCATCAGTTACCCATAGTATTATCAGAGGGCCAGCGATTATAGGGGCTGGGTCTAAGATCATAAACTCTTATGTAGGACCATTTACCTCTATTGGCAAGGATGTCATCATCGAAAATACTGAAGTTGAGCATAGCATTGTCTTGGAATCGAGTTCAATTTTAAATGTCAAGATAAGAATTGCCGACAGCTTAATAGGTAAAAATGTCAAGGTATCTAAGTTACCGCATAAACCAGAGGTCTATCGTCTCATGTTGGGAGATTATAGCGAAATAGGGCTCATATAA
- a CDS encoding DegT/DnrJ/EryC1/StrS family aminotransferase — MLGKNREIKSFDLTEQYREIKEEIDSILAGVLSKGHFVLGPEVSSFEEEVAAYCGVKYGIGVASCTDALHLALLACNIKKGDEVITTPFSFIAIAEAITYCQATPVFVDIDPRTFNIDFHKIEEKITKRTKAIIPVHIFGYPVDMDAILRIAKKYQIHVIEDAAQAFGSEYKSKKVGAIGDAGCFSFFPTKNLGGYGDGGMVVTNNLEIAKKVRMLRVHGSKDKYFHSTLGYNSRLDEIQAAILRVKLKRVDRWNNMRRERAHLYNDLLKDLDIALPYEEDGFKHVYHQYTIRLKERDQCKKYLADQNISTMVYYPLPIPGQRIYKDLGYREDDLPECYRATREVLSLPMYPELEKDNAKKVSQAIKRFIEEES; from the coding sequence TTGTTAGGTAAAAACAGAGAAATTAAATCTTTTGATTTAACAGAACAGTATAGAGAGATAAAGGAAGAGATCGATAGTATCCTTGCTGGTGTCTTGTCCAAAGGGCATTTTGTTCTTGGACCAGAGGTTTCTTCTTTTGAAGAAGAGGTAGCTGCTTATTGCGGGGTGAAATATGGTATTGGAGTTGCCTCTTGTACGGATGCTTTACACCTCGCCCTTCTCGCCTGTAATATAAAAAAAGGGGATGAAGTGATTACAACCCCTTTTAGTTTTATTGCAATAGCAGAAGCCATTACCTACTGTCAGGCAACCCCCGTATTTGTAGATATAGACCCAAGAACTTTTAATATTGATTTTCATAAGATAGAAGAAAAGATTACAAAAAGAACGAAGGCGATTATTCCGGTCCATATCTTTGGGTATCCCGTAGATATGGATGCCATTTTAAGAATTGCAAAGAAGTATCAAATTCATGTTATCGAAGATGCGGCTCAGGCCTTTGGCTCAGAATATAAAAGTAAAAAAGTTGGAGCGATTGGTGATGCGGGGTGTTTTAGTTTCTTCCCTACAAAAAACCTTGGGGGTTATGGTGATGGGGGTATGGTAGTAACAAATAATCTTGAGATAGCAAAGAAGGTAAGAATGCTAAGGGTTCATGGCAGTAAAGATAAATATTTTCATTCCACTTTGGGCTATAATAGTCGATTGGATGAGATACAAGCTGCCATATTAAGGGTAAAGCTTAAGCGAGTAGATCGTTGGAACAATATGAGAAGAGAGAGAGCCCATTTGTATAACGACCTATTAAAAGATCTCGATATTGCTCTTCCCTATGAGGAAGACGGCTTTAAGCATGTTTATCATCAGTATACCATAAGGCTTAAAGAGAGGGATCAGTGCAAGAAGTACCTTGCAGATCAGAATATTTCAACCATGGTCTATTATCCCTTGCCTATTCCTGGGCAGAGAATTTATAAAGATTTAGGATACAGAGAAGATGATTTGCCAGAATGTTATAGAGCAACAAGAGAAGTTTTATCACTTCCTATGTACCCTGAATTAGAGAAGGATAATGCTAAGAAGGTTTCTCAAGCAATAAAAAGATTTATTGAAGAGGAGAGCTGA
- the lptD gene encoding LPS assembly protein LptD: protein MFGRFILKRFRSYIFILFFLTALLLPSKTFGDDKQTNIIADEIVYKKVENLIIGKGSVDVRYEEIKLLGDRIEINTKTGDGIAIGNVLVEGKGSRISGKKFLFNIYTERGIMFDASGFAAPFFYFSGDMVERIAEDRLRIQQGKITSCKRDCPEDRVPWEFKSKTSNVQIEQFAKLQHPSFHILGFPILYFPYAIVPIKTKRSTGFLFPEIGSSNQDGFFLNNLFFWAINDYMDATIGLDYLRRRGTRYNFQFRYMLSEDTFGQFDGAYLKDGEFFNQSIEQNSILFDGTDGSGQKTSTGKEYYIAKLDHEQIFKHDVKGLLQIDIENQGENFSREFMNDLELRSRRDARSFLSLTKNWETRSLEFITERIEGLQEGPDDIFGRLPSLTFTISDEKIKNTPLFLKMDSSVVNFFQDKDNNKTEVFRGDFFPQISLPLTKLPWFTITPKVGFRETAYSEQRETSKEATREFFVAGTTFQGPTYYNIFNANIGDIVKVKHLIEPTVSYDYISDSDDEINDDINVFDSVDSFGPQNSATYSLTNRILAKEELGEGEFETRQILKFVISNSYSINVARDTDVPWKRAFSGITLSLDTNIFRNLEFNVDTNYNIEGDKFSTVNSVFRYSLKDLGYVDLETRFSQDALTGITDTRYYIGGVGTDYFKKWEFEYNIRYDDLDNKTDENYFRAKYKSQCWALEFNLLDRPDETQFFFLVSLVGIGEIGKGFSLSTLQRGLGSFERLGR from the coding sequence ATGTTTGGGAGATTTATTCTGAAAAGATTTAGGTCATATATCTTCATTCTATTTTTTTTGACAGCTCTTTTACTTCCATCTAAAACCTTTGGGGATGATAAACAAACAAATATCATTGCCGATGAGATCGTTTATAAAAAAGTAGAAAATCTCATTATAGGAAAAGGCTCAGTAGATGTTCGATATGAAGAAATAAAATTATTGGGGGATAGGATAGAGATAAATACAAAGACGGGTGATGGTATCGCTATAGGGAATGTCCTTGTCGAGGGAAAAGGGAGCAGAATTTCAGGAAAAAAGTTTTTGTTCAATATCTATACTGAAAGAGGAATTATGTTTGATGCTTCTGGATTTGCAGCTCCTTTCTTTTATTTTTCTGGTGATATGGTTGAAAGGATAGCAGAAGATCGATTGAGAATCCAACAAGGAAAGATTACTTCGTGTAAAAGAGACTGTCCTGAAGATAGGGTTCCGTGGGAGTTCAAATCGAAGACATCTAATGTTCAGATAGAACAATTTGCCAAGCTTCAACATCCTTCTTTTCATATCCTCGGTTTTCCCATCCTCTATTTTCCATACGCGATTGTACCAATAAAGACAAAAAGGTCAACAGGCTTTCTTTTCCCAGAGATAGGTTCCAGTAATCAAGATGGTTTTTTTCTGAATAATCTCTTTTTCTGGGCAATTAATGATTATATGGATGCCACCATTGGTTTGGACTATCTCAGACGCCGGGGGACGCGATACAATTTCCAATTCCGATACATGCTGAGCGAGGATACCTTTGGACAGTTTGATGGTGCCTATCTCAAGGACGGGGAATTTTTTAATCAAAGTATAGAACAGAATTCAATACTCTTTGATGGTACGGATGGTTCAGGGCAAAAGACCTCTACAGGTAAGGAATATTATATTGCGAAGCTGGACCATGAACAAATATTTAAGCATGATGTCAAAGGATTATTGCAAATCGATATTGAGAACCAAGGTGAGAACTTTAGTAGAGAATTTATGAATGATCTTGAGCTCAGATCGAGAAGAGATGCTAGGAGCTTTTTATCATTGACAAAGAACTGGGAGACCCGCTCTTTGGAGTTTATTACAGAGCGTATAGAGGGCCTTCAAGAAGGACCAGATGATATCTTTGGAAGGTTGCCAAGTTTGACCTTTACGATTTCTGACGAGAAAATAAAAAATACCCCCTTGTTTTTAAAAATGGATTCATCAGTTGTAAACTTCTTTCAAGACAAGGATAATAATAAAACCGAAGTTTTTAGAGGTGATTTCTTTCCTCAGATTTCCCTTCCCTTAACGAAATTACCTTGGTTTACGATTACTCCAAAAGTTGGTTTTAGGGAGACTGCCTATTCAGAGCAGAGAGAGACGAGTAAGGAAGCAACGAGGGAGTTTTTTGTTGCAGGGACGACCTTTCAAGGACCTACATATTATAATATCTTTAATGCGAATATCGGTGATATTGTTAAGGTAAAACATCTCATCGAACCGACAGTATCCTATGATTATATATCCGATTCTGATGATGAGATAAACGATGATATCAATGTCTTTGATAGTGTCGACTCTTTTGGTCCCCAAAATAGTGCCACTTATTCTTTGACGAATCGAATACTGGCAAAAGAAGAATTAGGGGAAGGAGAGTTTGAAACCAGACAGATTCTAAAATTCGTCATATCTAATAGTTATAGTATTAATGTAGCGAGAGATACTGATGTTCCTTGGAAAAGAGCGTTTTCTGGTATCACTTTAAGTTTGGACACAAATATTTTTAGAAACTTAGAATTTAATGTGGACACTAATTATAATATAGAAGGCGATAAGTTCTCTACTGTAAACAGTGTGTTTCGATATAGTTTAAAAGATTTGGGTTATGTTGATTTAGAAACAAGGTTTTCTCAAGATGCCCTCACAGGCATTACAGATACCAGATATTATATTGGTGGGGTTGGAACTGATTATTTCAAAAAATGGGAGTTTGAGTATAATATCAGATATGATGACCTGGATAATAAAACCGATGAGAACTATTTCAGGGCCAAATATAAATCTCAATGTTGGGCATTAGAGTTCAATTTACTTGACAGGCCTGATGAGACTCAGTTTTTCTTTTTGGTTAGCTTAGTAGGGATTGGAGAAATAGGGAAAGGATTTAGTCTGTCTACTCTTCAAAGAGGTTTAGGTAGTTTTGAAAGGCTTGGAAGATAG
- a CDS encoding folylpolyglutamate synthase/dihydrofolate synthase family protein — protein MHKGSSFQAILDNLYGLKRFGIRLGLENISSLLSELGEPQKYINAIHVGGTNGKGSTAAFIYNILNAKGYKVGLFTSPHLFSILERIQINNTPIPKEEFIGLFKKVKDVIPQDLEVTFFEFLTAMALRYFFDQKVDWAVIEVGMGGRFDATNLIHPKVSIITNIEYEHTDYLGKDLRKIATEKGGIIKKEGILVTAIREPEILSIMKKICHSLNAQMFAIDRDFEVRTDSFEITRTRFRFKDEDNLFESIEIPLAGEYQVDNAACAIKTSVILNDLGWEIGEEDIKRGLRDVRWRGRFDVSKRNPIVICDGAHNPSGIKSFMESFVQLFTYDRLFVIFGVMSDKDFSKMGECIIPHADSLILVKPNVERALDPEIMLSEFKRYKKEVLVIKNVGAAIDHTLSRASEKDIICIIGSLYLVSEALQILESVSVNSG, from the coding sequence ATGCATAAGGGAAGTTCTTTTCAAGCCATCCTCGACAATTTATATGGACTCAAGAGATTTGGCATAAGGCTTGGTCTCGAGAATATTTCCAGTCTTTTATCTGAATTAGGAGAACCCCAGAAATATATTAATGCTATTCATGTTGGGGGAACAAATGGAAAAGGCTCTACCGCTGCCTTTATTTATAATATATTAAATGCCAAAGGATATAAAGTCGGTCTCTTTACCTCTCCTCACCTCTTTAGCATACTAGAGAGGATTCAGATTAATAATACTCCCATTCCCAAAGAAGAATTTATTGGTCTATTTAAGAAGGTTAAAGATGTGATTCCCCAAGACTTGGAGGTGACATTTTTTGAGTTTTTAACGGCCATGGCCCTAAGGTACTTTTTTGATCAAAAGGTAGATTGGGCAGTAATCGAGGTTGGAATGGGAGGAAGATTTGATGCTACAAATTTAATACATCCTAAAGTTTCTATCATTACCAATATTGAGTATGAGCATACAGATTATCTTGGAAAAGATTTGAGAAAGATTGCTACTGAAAAGGGAGGAATTATTAAAAAAGAAGGAATTTTAGTTACTGCTATCAGAGAGCCCGAGATTTTATCTATAATGAAAAAAATATGTCATTCTTTAAATGCCCAGATGTTTGCCATCGACAGGGATTTTGAAGTCAGAACAGATTCTTTTGAGATAACGAGAACAAGATTTCGTTTTAAGGATGAAGATAATTTATTTGAGAGTATAGAGATTCCTTTAGCAGGGGAGTATCAGGTTGATAATGCAGCTTGTGCCATCAAAACTTCTGTGATATTAAACGATTTGGGTTGGGAGATTGGAGAAGAGGATATTAAAAGAGGCTTGAGGGATGTGCGTTGGAGAGGAAGGTTTGATGTTTCAAAGAGAAATCCTATCGTCATCTGTGATGGAGCTCATAATCCTTCCGGCATAAAATCTTTTATGGAGAGTTTTGTTCAGCTTTTTACCTATGATCGGTTATTTGTAATATTTGGTGTCATGAGTGACAAAGATTTTTCAAAAATGGGGGAATGTATTATTCCTCACGCTGATAGCCTCATTCTGGTCAAGCCAAATGTTGAGAGGGCTCTTGATCCAGAGATTATGTTAAGTGAATTCAAAAGATATAAGAAAGAGGTATTGGTTATCAAAAATGTAGGAGCAGCCATTGATCATACACTATCTAGGGCTAGCGAGAAGGATATCATATGTATTATTGGTTCCCTGTATCTTGTTTCAGAGGCATTGCAAATATTAGAATCAGTTTCTGTCAATTCCGGTTGA